A DNA window from Oncorhynchus tshawytscha isolate Ot180627B linkage group LG13, Otsh_v2.0, whole genome shotgun sequence contains the following coding sequences:
- the LOC112235836 gene encoding protein eva-1 homolog B, whose product MEPIRKDMELLSNSMATYAHIKANPESFALYFMMGVCFGLLLALCLLVTGITCRTRRTNKPPPSPERRQLKESSEEEEDEESVDVEEGEEAEIPKVTVAPMSDRNSQLNGTLRSVNVFASAEELERARRLEDRERIVREIWRNGQPDILTTGTGTIGRIHYQ is encoded by the exons ATGGAACCAATTAGGAAAGACATGGAGCTGCTAAGTAACAGCATGGCTACCTATGCTCACATCAAAG CTAACCCAGAGAGCTTTGCTCTGTACTTCATGATGGGTGTGTGTTTTGGCCTGCTCCTGGCCCTGTGCCTCCTGGTCACCGGCATCACCTGTAGGACCCGCCGTACCAATAAGCCTCCCCCGTCCCCAGAGAGGAGACAACTGAAGGAGTCcagtgaagaagaggaggatgaggagagtgtggatgtggaggaaggggaggaggcagagatCCCTAAAGTGACGGTTGCGCCCATGAGCGACCGCAACAGCCAATTGAACGGTACTTTGAGGAGCGTGAATGTGTTTGCCTCGGCGGAGGAGCTGGAGAGGGCGAGACGACTGGAGGACAGGGAACGCATCGTCAGGGAGATCTGGAGGAACGGACAGCCAGATATACTGACCACTGGAACAGGGACCATCGGACGGATACACTACCAATAA